Proteins from one Stenotrophomonas aracearum genomic window:
- a CDS encoding efflux RND transporter permease subunit — MNISAWAIKRPLPALLIFFVLCVAGLWGFYQLPVARFPDIAFPMTTVTVTQPGASPSQLEAEVTRKVEDSVATVNNVKRVISSVSEGVSTTTIEFQLEADLATALDDTRDAVTRIRTDLPQDIQEPVISKVDIGGSLMTYALVAPHMTPDEASWFVDRDISRAMYGVPGVARVTRVGGVQRQVRVDLDPNALIAMGITAGDVSQQLARIQVERAGGKAEIEGAQQTIRTLGTVGDAQQLRDYSIALPDGRAVRLSTLATITDAAADPTEAALLDGEKVVAFSMSRTRGSSEVKVEAGVHEALDKIKAEHPGIDFRLVTTAIDETHRSYDSSMTMLWEGALLALLVVWLFLRDWRATWVSALALPLSIIPTFAVMYFFGFTLNIITLLALSVVVGILVDDAIVEIENIVRHLRMGKPPLEAAREAAGEIGNAVIATSLTLAAVFVPVAFMPGIAGKFFREFGWTAATAVLFSLLVARLLTPMMAAYLLKPHGEEKPESKLMTWYLGWVDRALRYRGRTLWLATGLFVASLALVPLIPATFIPQSDLGRSNLNLELPPGTRLQETVDVAERARALLKDMPELKQVYTAVGAVLDLGDPSATGVGEPRKATLILDWGVADDRDRDQRALERDARARLANLPGVRVSYVSSEPGNLLQLVLSGDDPQRLQEASTALERDLRGIQGLGSVTSTASLLRPELQIVPNAARAADLGVATQDIAEAARIATAGDYEQRLAKLNLPDRQVPIRVGFAEADLANPALIGQLRVPGRDGPVPLAAVAEIRQGSGPSQISRYQRQRNVTLTAELNGRPLGDVMTEVQALPSVKQLPPGVTFLNTGDAEVFVELFIGFMLAMAAGLICIYMVLLLLFNHALMPVTILAAVPLCAGGAFGALLITQNMLSLPALIGLLMLIGIATKNSILLVDYAVMAEDEQGMSQHDALIDACRKRAQPIVMTTLAMGAGMMPIALGFAGDSSFRAPMAIAVIGGLITSTLLSLIVIPAAFTVMDDLGEWMSKKFRHKSTHKTA, encoded by the coding sequence ATGAATATCTCCGCCTGGGCGATCAAGCGCCCGTTGCCTGCGCTGCTGATTTTCTTCGTGCTGTGCGTGGCCGGCCTGTGGGGCTTCTACCAGCTGCCGGTGGCGCGCTTCCCGGACATCGCCTTCCCGATGACCACCGTCACCGTGACCCAGCCGGGCGCCTCGCCCAGCCAGCTGGAAGCGGAAGTCACCCGCAAGGTGGAGGACTCGGTCGCCACGGTGAACAACGTCAAGCGCGTGATCTCCTCGGTCAGCGAAGGCGTGAGCACCACCACGATCGAGTTCCAGCTGGAGGCGGATCTTGCCACCGCGCTGGACGACACCCGCGACGCGGTCACCCGCATCCGCACCGACCTGCCGCAGGACATCCAGGAACCGGTGATCTCCAAGGTCGACATCGGCGGCTCGCTGATGACCTATGCGCTGGTTGCGCCGCACATGACGCCGGACGAAGCCAGTTGGTTCGTCGACCGCGACATTTCGCGTGCGATGTACGGCGTGCCGGGCGTGGCCCGGGTGACCCGCGTGGGCGGCGTGCAGCGCCAGGTGCGGGTGGACCTGGACCCGAATGCGTTGATCGCGATGGGCATCACCGCCGGCGACGTCTCGCAGCAGCTGGCCCGCATCCAGGTCGAACGGGCGGGCGGCAAGGCCGAAATCGAAGGTGCGCAGCAGACCATCCGTACGCTGGGTACGGTGGGTGACGCACAGCAGCTGCGCGACTACTCCATCGCGCTGCCGGACGGCCGCGCGGTGCGCCTGTCCACGCTGGCCACGATCACCGATGCTGCGGCAGATCCCACCGAAGCAGCACTGCTGGACGGCGAAAAGGTCGTTGCCTTCTCGATGTCGCGCACGCGCGGTTCGAGCGAAGTGAAGGTGGAAGCCGGCGTGCACGAGGCGCTGGACAAGATCAAGGCCGAGCACCCGGGCATCGACTTCCGGCTGGTCACCACCGCCATCGATGAAACACATCGCTCCTACGATTCGTCGATGACGATGCTGTGGGAAGGCGCGCTGCTGGCGCTGCTGGTGGTGTGGCTGTTCCTGCGCGACTGGCGCGCGACGTGGGTGTCTGCGCTGGCGTTGCCGCTGTCGATCATTCCCACCTTCGCGGTGATGTACTTCTTCGGCTTCACGCTGAACATCATCACGCTGCTGGCGTTGTCGGTGGTGGTCGGCATCCTGGTCGACGATGCCATCGTGGAAATCGAGAACATCGTACGCCACCTGCGCATGGGCAAGCCGCCGCTGGAAGCGGCGCGTGAGGCGGCCGGCGAGATCGGCAATGCGGTGATCGCCACCTCGCTGACGTTGGCCGCGGTGTTCGTGCCGGTGGCGTTCATGCCCGGCATTGCCGGCAAGTTCTTCCGCGAATTCGGCTGGACCGCAGCGACGGCAGTGCTGTTCTCGCTGCTGGTGGCGCGCCTGCTCACCCCGATGATGGCCGCGTACCTGCTCAAGCCGCATGGCGAAGAGAAGCCCGAGTCGAAGTTGATGACCTGGTATCTGGGCTGGGTGGACAGGGCGCTGCGCTACCGGGGCCGCACGCTGTGGCTCGCGACCGGTCTGTTCGTGGCCTCGCTGGCGCTGGTGCCGCTGATCCCGGCGACCTTCATTCCGCAGTCCGATCTGGGCCGCAGCAACCTCAATCTGGAACTGCCGCCCGGCACCCGCCTGCAGGAAACCGTGGACGTGGCCGAGCGCGCCCGCGCGCTGCTCAAGGACATGCCGGAGCTGAAGCAGGTCTACACCGCCGTGGGTGCAGTGCTCGACCTGGGCGACCCCAGCGCCACCGGCGTGGGCGAACCGCGCAAGGCCACCCTGATCCTCGACTGGGGCGTGGCCGATGACCGCGACCGCGACCAGCGCGCGCTGGAACGCGATGCGCGCGCCCGCTTGGCCAACCTGCCCGGCGTGCGCGTGAGCTATGTGAGTTCCGAGCCGGGCAATCTGCTGCAGCTTGTCCTCTCGGGCGACGACCCGCAGCGCCTGCAGGAGGCCTCCACCGCGCTCGAGCGCGATCTGCGCGGCATCCAGGGGCTGGGCAGCGTGACGTCCACCGCCTCGCTGCTGCGCCCGGAACTGCAGATCGTGCCCAACGCGGCGCGTGCGGCGGACCTGGGCGTGGCCACGCAGGACATCGCAGAAGCCGCGCGTATTGCCACGGCCGGTGACTACGAACAGCGCCTGGCCAAGCTCAACCTGCCGGATCGCCAGGTGCCGATTCGTGTGGGCTTCGCCGAGGCCGACCTGGCCAATCCCGCGCTGATCGGGCAGCTGCGCGTGCCCGGCCGCGACGGCCCGGTGCCGCTGGCGGCGGTGGCGGAGATCCGCCAGGGCAGTGGCCCGTCGCAGATCTCGCGCTATCAGCGCCAGCGCAACGTGACCCTCACCGCCGAGCTCAATGGCCGCCCGCTGGGCGATGTGATGACCGAAGTACAGGCGCTGCCCAGCGTGAAGCAGTTGCCGCCGGGCGTGACCTTCCTCAACACCGGCGATGCCGAAGTGTTCGTGGAGCTGTTCATCGGCTTCATGCTGGCGATGGCCGCGGGCCTGATATGCATCTACATGGTGCTGTTGTTGCTGTTCAACCACGCGCTGATGCCGGTGACCATCCTGGCGGCGGTGCCGCTGTGCGCCGGTGGTGCCTTCGGTGCGCTGCTGATCACCCAGAACATGCTGTCGCTGCCTGCGTTGATCGGGTTGCTGATGCTGATCGGCATTGCCACCAAGAACTCCATCCTGCTGGTGGACTACGCGGTGATGGCCGAAGACGAGCAGGGCATGAGCCAGCATGACGCGTTGATCGACGCCTGCCGCAAGCGCGCCCAGCCGATCGTGATGACCACCCTGGCCATGGGCGCGGGCATGATGCCGATCGCGTTGGGCTTTGCCGGTGATTCCAGCTTCCGCGCGCCGATGGCGATTGCGGTGATCGGCGGGCTGATCACCTCCACGCTGCTCAGCCTGATCGTGATCCCGGCGGCGTTTACGGTGATGGACGACCTGGGTGAGTGGATGTCGAAGAAGTTCCGCCACAAGTCCACGCACAAGACCGCCTAA
- a CDS encoding VOC family protein: MKQGIEVVGVYVRDQEEALAFYVGKLGFSVHTDAGNGDYRWLTVQHPDQPGFQLGLFRPGPPVHDAATAQALNALVAKGAMPPLVMTVDDCKTTYERWSAAGVEFNQEPTERYGTVDAGFRDPSGNGWKLIQRAGR; this comes from the coding sequence ATGAAGCAGGGCATTGAAGTGGTCGGCGTGTATGTGCGCGACCAGGAAGAAGCATTGGCGTTCTATGTGGGCAAGCTGGGTTTCAGCGTGCACACCGACGCCGGCAACGGCGACTACCGCTGGCTGACCGTGCAGCACCCGGACCAACCGGGGTTCCAGCTGGGCCTGTTCCGCCCGGGCCCGCCGGTGCATGACGCCGCGACCGCGCAGGCGTTGAATGCGCTGGTGGCCAAGGGTGCGATGCCGCCGCTGGTGATGACCGTGGACGACTGCAAGACCACGTACGAGCGTTGGTCTGCGGCCGGGGTGGAGTTCAACCAGGAGCCTACCGAGCGCTATGGCACGGTGGATGCGGGGTTCCGCGATCCGTCTGGCAATGGCTGGAAGTTGATCCAGCGCGCGGGGCGCTGA
- a CDS encoding helix-turn-helix transcriptional regulator, translated as MNPTPELLRRLLRAKDHMDRAPHEAWPVARLAQVSAVSEAYFARQFRQAFGLPPHRYLLTRRIERAVALCRDTDLPITEIALQTGWSSLGTFGRIFRDITGQSPGELRAGLLPGTAAQAPECIARAASRPDLNTSVSEKRTGGGGRKKEPPTTPEVP; from the coding sequence ATGAACCCGACCCCCGAACTGCTGCGCCGGCTGCTCCGGGCCAAGGACCACATGGACCGCGCCCCGCACGAGGCGTGGCCGGTGGCGCGGCTGGCGCAGGTCAGCGCGGTGTCGGAGGCATACTTCGCGCGCCAGTTCCGGCAGGCGTTCGGGCTGCCGCCGCACCGCTACCTGCTCACCCGGCGCATCGAACGCGCGGTGGCGCTGTGCCGCGACACCGACCTGCCGATCACCGAGATCGCGCTGCAGACCGGCTGGAGCAGCTTGGGCACCTTCGGCCGGATCTTCCGCGACATCACTGGGCAGAGCCCCGGCGAGCTGCGCGCCGGCCTGCTGCCGGGTACGGCCGCGCAGGCGCCGGAGTGCATTGCCCGCGCCGCCAGCCGGCCGGATCTCAATACCTCAGTTTCGGAGAAGCGGACGGGCGGCGGGGGGCGTAAAAAGGAACCACCCACAACACCGGAGGTTCCATGA
- the pnuC gene encoding nicotinamide riboside transporter PnuC: protein MSAAVLEWSAVVASLLGVWLMAGRRMLAWPMGLVAVGLYATVFIEARLYSDSLLQVAFGGFLLYGWLSWHRHAEQDGAIVIVPLPRQQLLRDLGVGVVFGIAMGFAMHSWTDAALPWLDAMLAALSLVAQWWQARRHVATWWLWIVVDVVYVAMYLYKSLDVTAGLYLVFIGLAVMGLRAWTAASHEGAELKPR from the coding sequence ATGAGCGCGGCCGTGCTCGAATGGTCGGCGGTAGTGGCCAGCCTGCTCGGCGTCTGGCTGATGGCCGGCCGCCGCATGCTGGCCTGGCCGATGGGGCTGGTCGCGGTGGGCCTGTACGCCACGGTGTTCATCGAAGCGCGCCTGTATTCGGACAGCCTGCTGCAGGTCGCCTTCGGTGGCTTCCTGCTGTACGGCTGGCTGAGCTGGCACCGGCATGCCGAACAGGACGGCGCGATCGTGATCGTTCCGCTGCCACGCCAGCAGCTGCTGCGTGACCTGGGCGTGGGCGTGGTGTTCGGCATCGCGATGGGCTTTGCCATGCACAGCTGGACCGACGCCGCGCTGCCGTGGCTGGACGCCATGCTGGCCGCGCTGAGCCTGGTGGCGCAGTGGTGGCAGGCACGCCGGCACGTGGCCACCTGGTGGCTGTGGATCGTGGTGGATGTGGTGTACGTGGCCATGTACCTGTACAAGTCGCTGGACGTCACCGCCGGGCTGTACCTGGTGTTCATCGGCCTGGCCGTGATGGGCCTGCGCGCGTGGACCGCGGCCAGCCATGAAGGGGCCGAGCTCAAACCGCGCTAG
- a CDS encoding TonB-dependent receptor, with protein sequence MNRCYRLTLLTAALCAALPLHAAERSPTDLAGVRVQANKPAAPPAPSSSFGNADWKNTPASVNVLDRALLDQLQVRTLSEVARHDASLGDSYAPVGYYQNIAIRGFTLDPATGYRFNGLSIAGEQRLALENVQQVEILKGEAGLAAGVMAPGGIINYVGKRPAEVRNVTLATDQEGSRYVAADVGTWITPRFGVRVNAAWDDTASYIDHADGRRNFYSVAADWLIGERGKLELDANYQTSAQRSASGYQLLGGSVLPRGVDRSRMLGHQPWQQPVGIDSTNITALHTFDFTPDWQSRVAVGHSRSVIDDNVAFAYGCYYAAGCADGSVPGNYFAPNGDYDIYDYRSPDDTRVNDEARGELRGRFATGSVRHELSFGLSAFHRTVDKRQNVNEYVGTANIADAQVPVFDPSPLQPGPSARRLDSRQRAVFALDRMHFGDNWQWLAGGRYVRLDERAYDKRGTPERHSRMSQFLPQTALIWQASERVNVYASYVEGLSLGQEAPFWTSNGSTFLPAMQSRQREVGIKYAAADGLMLGAAVFRISQPFQYAKPDDSDAGFTFVQEGTQAHTGLELTANGQVTERLTVNASASLLQARARDAGTAYYDGQQLVNVPKVRTAVHVDYALPFVEGLAVSGGWRYASSNAATVDGSVKAPSYSVFDAGVRFQHQLREHPVTWSLSVDNLFDRFYWRDTGSTAGDYYLFPGAPRQARLSVTFGL encoded by the coding sequence ATGAACCGCTGCTACCGCCTCACGCTGCTGACCGCCGCCCTCTGCGCCGCCCTGCCCCTGCACGCCGCCGAACGGTCGCCCACCGACCTGGCCGGCGTGCGCGTACAGGCCAACAAACCGGCCGCGCCCCCCGCGCCGAGCAGCAGCTTCGGCAACGCCGACTGGAAGAACACCCCGGCCTCGGTCAACGTGCTGGACCGTGCGTTGCTCGACCAGCTGCAGGTGCGCACGCTGTCCGAGGTGGCGCGGCACGATGCCTCGCTGGGCGACAGCTACGCACCGGTGGGCTACTACCAGAACATCGCCATCCGCGGCTTCACACTGGACCCCGCCACGGGTTACCGCTTCAACGGGCTCTCCATCGCCGGCGAACAGCGCCTGGCGCTGGAGAACGTGCAGCAGGTGGAAATCCTCAAGGGCGAGGCCGGCCTGGCCGCCGGCGTGATGGCGCCGGGCGGCATCATCAACTACGTGGGCAAGCGCCCGGCCGAAGTGCGCAACGTCACCCTCGCCACCGACCAGGAAGGCTCGCGCTATGTCGCCGCCGACGTCGGCACCTGGATCACGCCGCGCTTCGGCGTGCGCGTCAATGCCGCCTGGGACGACACCGCGTCCTACATCGACCACGCCGACGGTCGCCGCAACTTCTACTCGGTGGCGGCCGACTGGCTGATCGGCGAGCGCGGCAAGCTGGAACTGGACGCCAACTACCAGACCAGCGCGCAGCGTTCGGCCAGCGGCTACCAGCTGCTCGGCGGCAGCGTGCTGCCGCGCGGGGTGGACCGCAGCCGCATGCTCGGCCACCAGCCCTGGCAGCAGCCGGTGGGCATCGACAGCACCAACATCACCGCGTTGCACACCTTCGACTTCACCCCGGACTGGCAGTCGCGCGTGGCCGTCGGCCACAGCCGCTCGGTGATCGATGACAACGTCGCCTTCGCCTACGGCTGTTACTACGCCGCCGGGTGTGCCGACGGCAGCGTGCCGGGCAACTACTTCGCCCCCAATGGCGATTACGACATCTACGACTACCGCAGCCCCGACGACACCCGCGTCAACGACGAAGCGCGCGGCGAACTGCGCGGCCGCTTCGCCACCGGCTCGGTGCGGCATGAACTCTCGTTCGGGCTGAGCGCGTTCCACCGCACCGTGGACAAGCGCCAGAACGTCAACGAATACGTGGGCACCGCCAACATCGCCGACGCGCAGGTGCCGGTGTTCGATCCTTCACCGCTGCAGCCGGGCCCGTCCGCGCGGCGCCTGGACAGCCGGCAGCGCGCGGTGTTCGCGCTGGACCGCATGCACTTCGGCGACAACTGGCAGTGGCTGGCCGGCGGCCGCTACGTGCGCCTGGACGAGCGCGCCTATGACAAGCGCGGCACGCCGGAGCGGCACAGCCGCATGTCGCAGTTCCTGCCGCAGACCGCGCTGATCTGGCAGGCCAGTGAGCGCGTCAACGTGTATGCGAGCTATGTGGAAGGCCTTTCCCTGGGCCAGGAAGCGCCGTTCTGGACCAGCAACGGCAGCACCTTCCTACCGGCCATGCAGTCGCGCCAGCGCGAGGTGGGCATCAAGTACGCCGCGGCCGATGGCCTGATGCTGGGCGCGGCGGTGTTCCGCATCAGCCAGCCGTTCCAGTACGCCAAGCCGGACGACAGCGATGCGGGCTTCACCTTTGTGCAGGAAGGCACCCAAGCGCATACGGGCCTGGAGCTCACCGCCAACGGCCAGGTCACCGAACGGCTTACCGTGAATGCCAGCGCCAGCCTGCTGCAGGCGCGGGCACGCGATGCCGGCACCGCGTACTACGACGGCCAGCAGCTGGTGAACGTTCCCAAGGTGCGTACCGCCGTGCACGTGGACTACGCCCTGCCCTTCGTTGAAGGGTTGGCGGTCAGCGGCGGCTGGCGTTACGCCTCCTCCAATGCCGCCACGGTGGACGGCAGCGTGAAGGCGCCTTCGTATTCCGTATTCGACGCCGGCGTACGCTTCCAGCATCAGCTGCGCGAGCACCCGGTGACCTGGAGCCTGTCGGTGGACAACCTGTTCGATCGCTTCTACTGGCGCGACACCGGCAGCACCGCCGGTGACTACTACCTGTTCCCGGGTGCACCGCGCCAGGCGCGCCTGTCGGTCACGTTCGGGCTATGA
- a CDS encoding phosphotransferase enzyme family protein, with protein MMHDHHHVQGLDNDQVAADWPAISDAELAWLRGHYPALEGACEVLWHSPRPFSAAALVECGAQRFFLKRHHASVRTAALLGEEHRFIAHLAAAGLPVVQVLHTHDGASALERDNWTYELHAQGDGHDLYRDTPSWTPPHDPAHAHAAGVMLARLHLAASDYHAPQRSTHLLVARDDLIRACDPLALLRSELPTRPALADYLSRQPWEHDLQRAVLPWHAALGEHLQDEPVLWGHNDWHVSNLLWHGHGPDATVATVFDFGLASPASALFDLATAIERNAVAWLDDAGGGPVAHADIALALLAGYRQVRPLSAAQVHLLADLLPLVHFDFALSEVEYFQGITGSPANADVAYHTFLLGHADWFSSDAGWALLDTLHAAA; from the coding sequence GTGATGCACGACCACCACCACGTACAGGGCCTGGACAACGACCAGGTGGCCGCCGATTGGCCTGCGATCAGCGACGCCGAACTGGCGTGGCTTCGCGGGCACTACCCTGCGCTGGAAGGCGCGTGCGAGGTGCTCTGGCACAGCCCGCGGCCGTTTTCCGCTGCGGCGCTGGTGGAGTGTGGCGCGCAGCGTTTCTTCCTCAAGCGCCACCACGCCAGCGTGCGCACCGCTGCATTGCTGGGTGAAGAACATCGCTTCATCGCGCACCTGGCGGCTGCCGGGCTGCCGGTGGTGCAGGTATTGCACACGCATGACGGCGCCAGTGCGCTCGAACGCGACAACTGGACCTACGAACTGCATGCGCAGGGCGACGGCCACGACCTGTATCGCGACACGCCCTCTTGGACACCGCCACACGACCCCGCACATGCACACGCGGCCGGCGTCATGCTCGCGCGCCTGCACCTGGCCGCCAGCGACTACCACGCGCCCCAGCGCAGCACCCACCTGCTGGTGGCACGCGACGACCTGATCCGCGCGTGCGATCCGCTGGCACTGCTGCGCAGTGAACTGCCGACCCGGCCGGCGCTGGCCGATTACCTGTCGCGGCAGCCGTGGGAACACGACCTGCAGCGCGCCGTGCTGCCATGGCATGCAGCGCTCGGCGAGCACCTGCAGGACGAGCCGGTGCTGTGGGGCCACAACGACTGGCATGTCTCCAACCTGCTCTGGCACGGCCACGGTCCGGACGCGACGGTGGCCACCGTGTTCGACTTCGGGCTGGCCTCCCCGGCCAGTGCGCTGTTCGACCTGGCCACCGCGATCGAGCGCAACGCCGTGGCGTGGCTGGACGACGCTGGTGGCGGCCCGGTCGCCCACGCGGACATCGCCCTGGCCCTGCTGGCCGGCTACCGTCAGGTACGGCCGCTGTCCGCCGCCCAGGTGCACCTGCTGGCCGACCTGCTGCCGCTGGTGCATTTCGACTTCGCCCTGTCGGAAGTCGAGTATTTCCAAGGAATTACCGGCTCCCCGGCGAATGCCGACGTGGCCTACCACACCTTCCTGCTCGGCCATGCCGACTGGTTCTCCAGCGACGCCGGCTGGGCCCTGCTGGACACCCTGCACGCCGCCGCCTGA
- a CDS encoding response regulator transcription factor, with protein sequence MTLRIIIADDHQVVRVGARAAIEASGVGVLVAEASNADELFAALEQHECDLLITDYSMPQSKRVDGIDMIQKIRRNYPDLRVLLMSVTQNIAILRMVVNNGVLGLFDKGSLVEELPLAIQAVSRGQPYVSRKLREIIDRVGTQSIGDDRTRVLSPREVEVLRLLSSGMTVKKIAEKLHKSMSTISRQKGDAMLKLGLRSDAELFDFMRDNKL encoded by the coding sequence ATGACCTTGCGCATAATCATCGCTGACGACCACCAGGTGGTCCGGGTCGGCGCCAGAGCGGCCATCGAAGCCAGTGGGGTGGGCGTACTGGTGGCTGAAGCCAGCAACGCAGACGAGTTGTTCGCTGCGCTGGAGCAGCACGAGTGCGATCTGCTCATCACCGACTACTCGATGCCACAGAGCAAACGGGTTGACGGAATCGACATGATCCAGAAAATCCGGCGCAACTATCCGGACCTGCGCGTGCTGCTCATGAGCGTCACACAGAACATCGCGATCCTGCGCATGGTGGTCAACAACGGCGTGCTCGGTCTGTTCGACAAGGGCTCGCTGGTGGAAGAACTGCCGTTGGCGATCCAGGCCGTGTCGCGTGGCCAACCGTATGTCAGCCGCAAGCTCCGCGAAATCATCGACCGGGTCGGCACCCAGTCCATCGGCGACGACCGCACGCGCGTGCTGTCGCCGCGCGAGGTGGAAGTGCTGCGCCTGCTCAGCAGTGGCATGACCGTCAAGAAGATCGCCGAGAAGCTGCACAAGAGCATGAGCACCATCAGCCGCCAGAAAGGCGATGCCATGCTCAAGCTCGGCCTGCGAAGCGACGCGGAACTGTTCGACTTCATGCGCGACAACAAGCTCTAA
- a CDS encoding transporter substrate-binding domain-containing protein, with amino-acid sequence MPGEVDVVMNITLTPDRTRCMVYTGSYADAPLALVGRVGDTRTSTDPDLAGLRVVTEQEFLTSGQVRARFPAARQVTAANTRAALSMVAKGDADVYIGNAHVASTLIRQDGLDGIALLRPSDLPPERLHFGVPNARQPLAEALDSALSTVTQAQREALYKRWLPPLQWSSQSRLILGEAERRVLATPLRMGYAPTGAPLSFIDAAGEPSGVAGDYLRQLRMVGAQLNRVPAHDWFEVREQMRRGDVDVVMGMPNDAHYLGDDWVFSQPFISVPNVIVTPNNSRSVLGLGDLDGRSILLSDPERLRGYILQYAPKARIVPARSVDQALSRLANGDADAYVGNLAMVDRVVREVYPAKLHVAAPAGFSDQLSLAVKRQYAPLATTFDRVLANITPREQAAIRGDWLLAEYRTGLDWRSVARWAVPLSLVLLTGIVVHGWGYWRLRREVSMRRKLEQRLVEVTDNLPAIVYQARRDSDGRVTFPYITGDLQSMFGVSTQEVIADETRLADKIDPRDREAVHAALIEAARDFSALDLEFRTSPHGVVRWVRTRALPYAAADGAVL; translated from the coding sequence ATGCCGGGGGAGGTCGACGTGGTGATGAACATCACCCTGACCCCCGACCGGACCCGCTGCATGGTTTACACGGGATCCTATGCCGACGCCCCGCTGGCGCTGGTCGGCCGGGTCGGCGACACCCGCACCTCGACCGACCCCGACCTGGCCGGGCTGCGGGTGGTGACCGAGCAGGAATTCCTGACCAGTGGCCAGGTCCGGGCCCGTTTCCCGGCCGCCCGCCAGGTGACGGCGGCTAATACCCGCGCGGCCCTTTCGATGGTCGCCAAGGGCGATGCCGACGTGTACATCGGCAACGCGCACGTGGCCAGCACCCTGATCCGGCAGGACGGGCTCGACGGAATTGCCCTGCTGCGACCCAGCGACCTGCCGCCCGAGCGGCTGCACTTCGGGGTGCCCAATGCGCGCCAGCCGCTGGCCGAAGCGCTGGACAGCGCGCTTTCCACGGTCACCCAGGCGCAGCGCGAGGCCCTGTACAAGCGCTGGCTGCCGCCGCTGCAGTGGTCGTCGCAGTCGCGCCTGATCCTCGGCGAGGCCGAGCGCCGGGTCCTGGCCACGCCGCTGCGCATGGGCTATGCGCCCACCGGTGCGCCGTTGTCGTTCATCGACGCGGCCGGCGAGCCCAGCGGGGTGGCGGGCGACTACCTGCGCCAGCTGCGCATGGTCGGCGCGCAGTTGAACCGGGTACCGGCGCACGACTGGTTCGAGGTGCGCGAACAGATGCGCCGGGGCGACGTGGACGTGGTGATGGGCATGCCCAACGACGCGCACTATCTGGGCGACGACTGGGTGTTCAGCCAGCCCTTCATCAGCGTGCCCAACGTGATCGTCACCCCCAACAACAGCCGCTCGGTGCTGGGCCTGGGCGACCTGGACGGGCGCAGCATCCTGCTTTCGGATCCCGAGCGCCTGCGCGGTTACATCCTGCAGTACGCGCCCAAGGCACGGATCGTGCCGGCGCGCAGCGTGGACCAGGCATTGTCGCGATTGGCCAATGGGGATGCCGACGCCTACGTCGGCAACCTGGCCATGGTCGACCGGGTGGTGCGCGAGGTGTACCCGGCCAAACTGCACGTGGCGGCCCCGGCCGGTTTCAGCGACCAGCTCTCGCTGGCAGTGAAGCGCCAGTACGCGCCGCTGGCCACCACCTTCGATCGCGTGCTGGCCAACATCACCCCGCGCGAACAGGCGGCGATCCGCGGCGACTGGCTGCTGGCCGAATACCGCACCGGGCTGGACTGGCGTTCGGTGGCGCGCTGGGCCGTACCGCTGTCGCTGGTGCTGCTCACCGGCATCGTCGTGCACGGCTGGGGCTACTGGCGCCTGCGCCGCGAAGTGAGCATGCGGCGCAAGCTGGAACAGCGGCTGGTGGAAGTGACCGACAACCTGCCGGCGATCGTCTACCAGGCGCGCCGCGACAGCGATGGCCGGGTCACCTTCCCGTACATCACCGGCGACCTGCAATCGATGTTCGGGGTGAGTACGCAGGAGGTGATTGCCGATGAAACCCGCCTGGCCGACAAGATCGACCCACGCGACCGCGAGGCGGTGCACGCCGCGCTGATTGAAGCCGCGCGCGACTTTTCCGCGTTGGACCTGGAATTCCGCACCAGTCCGCACGGGGTGGTGCGCTGGGTGCGCACGCGCGCGCTGCCGTATGCGGCTGCGGACGGTGCGGTGCTGTGA